One stretch of Streptomyces sp. A2-16 DNA includes these proteins:
- a CDS encoding Ku protein — protein sequence MRSIWNGAISFGLVSIPIKLVNATESHSISFRQIHTEDGGRIRYRKVCELEDREVTQSEIGKGYEDADGTIIPITDEDLSHLPLPTARTIEIVAFVPGDRIDPLQMDAAYYLQAGGAPAAKPYTLLREALKRSNKVAIAKYALRGRERLGMLRVVEDAIALHGLLWPDEVRAPEGVAPDTQVTVSAKELDLADALMDTLGEIDLEELHDEYREALEEVVAAKAAGEAPPQAPEQAPSGKVLDLMAALEKSVREAKESRGEEPAQVRTLPQRKSARAAPKQTGGKKSTAKSTTAKKTAASKKTTAKSSQGAKKTASASAKKATTAKKTPAKKTTARKRSA from the coding sequence GAGATCCATATGGAACGGCGCCATCTCGTTCGGCCTGGTCAGCATCCCGATCAAGCTGGTCAACGCCACCGAGAGCCACTCGATCTCGTTCCGCCAGATCCACACGGAGGACGGCGGCCGCATCCGCTACCGCAAGGTCTGCGAACTGGAGGACCGCGAGGTCACCCAGTCGGAGATCGGGAAGGGCTACGAGGACGCGGACGGCACGATCATCCCGATCACCGACGAGGACCTGTCCCACCTGCCGCTCCCGACGGCGAGGACGATCGAGATCGTGGCCTTCGTGCCGGGCGACCGGATCGACCCGCTCCAGATGGACGCCGCGTACTACCTCCAGGCGGGCGGTGCCCCCGCAGCCAAGCCGTACACCCTGCTCAGGGAGGCACTGAAGCGCAGCAACAAGGTGGCCATCGCCAAGTACGCGCTGCGCGGCCGCGAACGCCTCGGCATGCTCCGGGTGGTCGAGGACGCCATCGCCCTGCACGGGTTGCTGTGGCCGGACGAGGTCCGCGCGCCCGAGGGCGTCGCCCCCGACACCCAGGTCACCGTCAGCGCCAAGGAACTCGACCTCGCCGACGCCCTGATGGACACCCTCGGCGAGATCGACCTCGAGGAACTGCACGACGAGTACCGCGAGGCCCTGGAGGAGGTCGTCGCCGCCAAGGCCGCGGGCGAGGCACCCCCACAGGCGCCGGAACAGGCCCCCAGCGGCAAGGTCCTCGATCTGATGGCAGCGCTGGAGAAGAGCGTGCGGGAGGCGAAGGAGTCGCGGGGCGAGGAGCCGGCGCAGGTCAGAACGCTGCCCCAGCGCAAGTCGGCGCGAGCGGCGCCCAAGCAGACGGGCGGGAAGAAGTCCACCGCCAAGAGCACCACGGCGAAGAAGACGGCGGCCTCGAAGAAGACGACGGCGAAGTCCTCACAGGGGGCGAAGAAGACCGCCTCGGCCTCGGCCAAGAAGGCGACGACCGCGAAGAAGACGCCGGCCAAGAAGACGACGGCCCGCAAACGGTCCGCGTGA
- a CDS encoding peptidylprolyl isomerase translates to MPMSRVELTTNFGRIVLELADAEAPKTVENFLKYVGNGHYDGTIFHRVINGFMVQGGGFTPDMVQKPTLAPVPNEADNGLKNTAYTVAMARTSDPHSATAQFFVNVSDNEFLNFTAKSPNGWGYTVFGKVVEGKDVVDQIKGVRTGSSRGHGDVPTQPVIIESAKVVD, encoded by the coding sequence ATTCCCATGTCCAGGGTCGAGCTGACCACTAATTTCGGCCGTATCGTCCTCGAGCTCGCCGACGCCGAGGCTCCCAAGACCGTCGAGAACTTCCTGAAGTACGTCGGCAACGGGCACTACGACGGCACGATCTTCCACCGGGTGATCAACGGCTTCATGGTCCAGGGCGGTGGCTTCACCCCGGACATGGTGCAGAAGCCCACGCTCGCGCCGGTCCCGAACGAGGCCGACAACGGTCTCAAGAACACCGCGTACACCGTGGCGATGGCGCGCACCAGCGACCCGCACTCGGCGACCGCGCAGTTCTTCGTGAACGTCTCGGACAACGAGTTCCTCAACTTCACGGCCAAGAGCCCGAACGGCTGGGGTTACACCGTGTTCGGCAAGGTCGTCGAGGGCAAGGACGTCGTCGACCAGATCAAGGGCGTGCGCACCGGCAGCAGCCGTGGTCACGGTGACGTGCCCACGCAGCCGGTGATCATCGAGTCCGCGAAGGTCGTCGACTGA
- a CDS encoding SigE family RNA polymerase sigma factor, which yields MREAVREREFREFAEARQGQLRRSAYLLCGDWHQAQDLTQTTLMKLYASWGRVRRDGNVEAYARTILTRVFIDQYRKRTWREEPTEDLPEPASAEPPVTPELRLVMQAALMELPPRYRAVLVLRFWEDWSVEQTAEALRVTPGTVKSQSARGLVRLRGLVEGLAGETSGR from the coding sequence GTGCGGGAAGCAGTCCGGGAGCGGGAGTTCCGGGAGTTCGCCGAGGCCCGGCAGGGGCAGCTCAGACGCAGCGCGTACCTGTTGTGCGGGGACTGGCACCAGGCGCAGGACCTCACCCAGACGACGTTGATGAAGCTGTACGCCTCCTGGGGCCGGGTCCGCCGCGACGGCAACGTCGAGGCGTACGCCCGTACGATCCTCACCCGCGTCTTCATCGACCAGTACCGCAAACGGACTTGGCGGGAGGAGCCGACGGAGGACCTGCCCGAACCGGCGTCCGCCGAACCGCCGGTCACACCCGAGTTGCGGCTGGTGATGCAGGCCGCGCTGATGGAGCTGCCGCCCCGCTACCGGGCGGTGCTGGTACTGCGGTTCTGGGAGGACTGGAGTGTGGAGCAGACCGCCGAGGCGCTGCGCGTGACCCCGGGCACGGTCAAGAGCCAGAGCGCTCGCGGGCTCGTACGGCTGCGCGGGCTCGTCGAGGGTCTCGCGGGCGAGACGAGCGGGAGGTGA
- a CDS encoding acyltransferase family protein: MHDELLAVAPRERAAARRPVERDAFFDNVKYLAIVLVAVGHAWEPLRDGSRTVSALYLVVYAFHMPAFIVVSGYFSRNFDASPGRVRRLVTGLVVPYVVFETAYTFFTRWTDQEPDRAVSLLDPLYLTWFLIALFVWRLSTPLWQRVRHPVPVALVVAMLASLTPSIGDDLDLQRVLQFLPYFVLGLCLRPEHFRLVRRRAVRMVAGPVFVLALALAYWAVPRMSGAWFYHRDSAQELGAAAWVGPVMTLVAFGCSLVLVGSFLALVPGRRTWFTVLGAGTLYGYLLHGFLVQGARFWGWYGPAWVHGPLGAGAVALVAAAVVTVLCTPPVRRALRCVVEPELRWAFRRDAGQPVRG, translated from the coding sequence ATGCACGATGAACTTCTTGCGGTTGCCCCTCGGGAGAGGGCTGCGGCGCGGCGGCCTGTGGAGCGGGACGCATTCTTCGACAACGTCAAGTACCTGGCGATCGTGCTGGTCGCCGTCGGGCATGCGTGGGAGCCCTTGCGGGACGGGAGCCGGACGGTTTCCGCGCTGTATCTGGTCGTGTACGCGTTCCACATGCCGGCGTTCATCGTCGTGTCCGGGTACTTCTCCCGGAACTTCGACGCCAGTCCGGGGCGGGTGCGGCGGCTGGTCACCGGGCTCGTCGTGCCGTACGTCGTGTTCGAGACGGCGTACACGTTCTTCACCCGGTGGACCGATCAGGAACCGGACCGCGCGGTCAGTCTGCTGGATCCGCTGTATCTGACGTGGTTCCTGATCGCGTTGTTCGTGTGGCGGCTGAGCACTCCCCTGTGGCAGCGGGTGCGTCATCCGGTGCCGGTCGCGCTCGTCGTGGCGATGCTCGCGAGTCTGACGCCCTCCATCGGTGACGACCTCGATCTTCAGCGTGTTCTGCAGTTCCTCCCCTACTTCGTGCTGGGGCTCTGTCTCCGGCCGGAGCACTTCCGGCTGGTTCGTCGGCGGGCCGTCCGGATGGTCGCCGGGCCCGTCTTCGTGCTTGCGCTCGCCCTGGCCTACTGGGCCGTGCCGCGGATGAGCGGAGCCTGGTTCTACCACCGGGACAGCGCCCAGGAGTTGGGCGCGGCCGCCTGGGTGGGACCGGTGATGACGCTGGTCGCCTTCGGGTGTTCGCTGGTCCTGGTGGGCTCGTTCCTCGCGCTGGTGCCCGGGCGGCGGACCTGGTTCACCGTGCTGGGCGCGGGCACGCTGTACGGCTATCTGCTGCACGGGTTCCTCGTCCAGGGCGCCCGGTTCTGGGGCTGGTACGGGCCCGCCTGGGTGCATGGGCCGCTCGGTGCGGGTGCGGTCGCCCTCGTCGCCGCCGCCGTCGTGACCGTGCTGTGCACGCCGCCCGTGCGACGCGCCCTGCGGTGCGTGGTGGAACCGGAGCTGCGGTGGGCCTTCCGGCGGGACGCCGGTCAACCGGTGCGCGGGTGA
- a CDS encoding PH domain-containing protein, whose amino-acid sequence MDDERDGVIGIWRVDWSGRFMGYVLAAGPAAAALSFWVGALSHPDVHSVESAGIATAVALGFALFAWWTLLRVRLELTADTIVMVNPWGTQRLPWSRVSAVSLGNWGAQFHTTDGFIYTAYALSDLAAGTRQDERYADLQRIIDAKARSGHPL is encoded by the coding sequence GTGGACGATGAGCGAGACGGTGTCATCGGTATATGGCGGGTCGACTGGTCCGGCCGGTTCATGGGCTACGTGTTGGCAGCCGGCCCGGCGGCCGCGGCGCTGTCCTTCTGGGTGGGCGCGCTCTCCCATCCCGACGTGCATTCCGTGGAATCCGCGGGGATCGCCACAGCCGTTGCGCTGGGCTTCGCACTCTTCGCCTGGTGGACGCTCCTCCGTGTACGCCTGGAACTCACGGCCGACACCATTGTCATGGTCAATCCCTGGGGCACTCAACGTCTGCCGTGGTCGCGGGTGAGCGCGGTGAGCCTCGGCAACTGGGGCGCCCAGTTCCACACCACGGACGGCTTCATCTACACGGCGTACGCCCTGAGCGACCTGGCGGCTGGAACACGACAGGACGAGCGCTACGCCGATCTGCAGCGGATCATCGACGCCAAGGCCCGCAGCGGCCACCCGCTCTAG
- a CDS encoding response regulator, with protein MGKTRTRWPVRTYSRVVPGASGRVLVVDDNKVIRQLIRVNLELEGLEVVTAADGVECLDVVHQVRPDVVTLDVVMPRLDGLRTAAQLRSDPRTAHLPLAIVSACTQHEVDSGLDVGVDAFLAKPFEPAELVRLVRQLVEQSGERRRAGDGDSPLVGGVLGGGETERAGRAGG; from the coding sequence GTGGGGAAAACCCGGACGCGGTGGCCGGTCCGCACCTACTCTCGAGTTGTGCCAGGCGCGTCGGGTCGGGTGCTTGTTGTGGACGACAACAAGGTCATCCGGCAGTTGATCAGGGTCAATCTCGAGCTGGAGGGTCTCGAGGTCGTGACCGCGGCCGATGGTGTCGAGTGTCTGGATGTCGTTCATCAGGTGCGGCCCGATGTCGTGACCCTCGATGTGGTCATGCCCCGCCTGGACGGGCTGCGGACCGCCGCCCAGCTGCGTTCCGACCCCCGTACCGCCCACCTTCCCCTCGCCATCGTCAGTGCCTGTACGCAGCACGAGGTGGACAGCGGTCTCGACGTCGGTGTCGACGCCTTCCTCGCCAAGCCCTTCGAACCCGCCGAACTCGTACGCCTGGTACGTCAGTTGGTGGAGCAGAGCGGAGAGCGGCGGCGTGCGGGGGATGGCGACAGCCCGCTGGTCGGGGGTGTGCTCGGGGGCGGCGAGACCGAGCGGGCCGGACGCGCCGGCGGCTGA
- the nrtL gene encoding ArgS-related anticodon-binding protein NrtL — MTPVELSRTVLRAVRRAVDDGELDVVVPGRADVGPPGPGGCGDYASNVALRLARPAGQPPLRVAEILRQYLVRTDGISDVVVTGPGFLNICLLGTEAALVREILRCGPRYGHADRPTGQLVQLHAPHELRAVVVMDAVARILRSQGALVRTSCAGRPEPAWTDILGVQVDAHGTPDADARPVPAPPAPPVPAAPPTDPTPLGRDATRWALLHPAPHDRPRLTADHLVQRESNPLFRVRYAHARTRALTRNAADLGFHAEPGDPHPRPQPHSRGTAAAVQHTGVQQAAVQQAAVQETAVQETAVHDTTALRHALADHPRILQTAAAHHAPDRLARHLVTVADAVLPFLVTVLPRGAEKPSAAHRARLALAEAAGAVLAGGLTLLGIDAPEHL; from the coding sequence GTGACCCCCGTCGAGCTCTCCCGTACCGTGCTGCGCGCGGTGCGTCGTGCTGTCGACGACGGGGAGCTGGACGTGGTCGTGCCGGGACGGGCCGACGTCGGGCCGCCGGGGCCCGGTGGCTGTGGTGACTACGCCAGCAACGTCGCTCTCCGGCTCGCCCGGCCGGCCGGGCAGCCGCCGCTGCGGGTCGCCGAGATCCTCCGGCAGTACCTCGTGCGGACGGACGGCATCAGCGACGTCGTGGTCACCGGACCCGGGTTCCTCAACATCTGCCTGCTGGGGACCGAGGCCGCCCTCGTGCGGGAGATCCTGCGGTGCGGTCCGCGGTACGGCCACGCCGACCGGCCCACCGGGCAGCTCGTGCAGCTGCACGCGCCCCACGAGCTTCGCGCCGTCGTCGTGATGGACGCCGTCGCCCGCATCCTCCGCTCTCAGGGCGCCCTCGTCCGCACCAGCTGCGCCGGCCGCCCCGAGCCCGCCTGGACCGACATCCTCGGCGTCCAGGTCGATGCCCACGGCACCCCCGACGCCGACGCACGCCCCGTACCCGCCCCCCCGGCACCCCCGGTCCCCGCGGCGCCCCCCACCGACCCCACCCCCCTCGGCCGGGACGCCACCCGCTGGGCCCTTCTCCACCCGGCCCCGCACGACCGGCCCCGCCTCACCGCCGATCACCTGGTCCAGCGGGAGAGCAATCCTCTCTTCCGGGTCCGTTACGCCCACGCCCGCACCCGGGCCCTCACCCGTAACGCCGCCGACCTGGGCTTCCACGCCGAGCCCGGAGACCCACACCCGCGCCCACAACCACACTCACGGGGCACCGCCGCAGCCGTTCAGCACACCGGCGTACAGCAAGCCGCCGTACAGCAAGCCGCCGTACAGGAAACCGCCGTACAGGAAACCGCCGTACACGACACGACGGCCCTGCGTCACGCCCTCGCCGATCACCCCCGCATCCTCCAGACCGCCGCAGCGCACCACGCTCCCGACCGTCTGGCCCGGCACCTCGTCACCGTCGCCGATGCCGTTCTCCCCTTTCTCGTGACCGTGCTTCCGCGGGGCGCGGAGAAACCCTCGGCCGCCCACCGTGCCCGGCTCGCGCTCGCCGAAGCCGCCGGGGCGGTGCTGGCCGGTGGCCTGACCCTGCTCGGCATCGACGCACCCGAACACCTCTGA
- the lysA gene encoding diaminopimelate decarboxylase, which yields MSRSAHPAGPRHADVLPEGHYSAPPADLNTLDPKVWSQTVGRTADGVATVGGIDVRTLAEQHGTPAYILDEADFRARARAWRGAFGADADVFYAGKAFLSRAVVRWLHEEGLNLDVCSGGELATALSAGMPADRIAFHGNNKSTEEIRRAITEGVGRIVLDSFQEIVRVAHIAQELGRRQRVQIRITVGVEAHTHEFIATAHEDQKFGIPLAGGQAAEAVRRALQLDGLELIGIHSHIGSQIFDMSGFEVAAHRVVGLLKDVRDEHGVELPEIDLGGGLGIAYTSDDDPREPHEIAKALTEIVTRECEAAKLRTPRISVEPGRAIVGPTAFTLYEVGTVKPLDGLRTYVSVDGGMSDNIRTALYDAEYTVALVSRTSDAAPMLARVVGKHCESGDIVVKDAFLPADLAPGDLIAVPATGAYCRSMASNYNHVLRPPVVAVHDGESRVIVRRETEEDLLRLDVG from the coding sequence ATGAGCCGTTCCGCACACCCCGCCGGGCCCCGCCACGCCGACGTTCTCCCCGAGGGCCACTACTCCGCCCCGCCCGCCGACCTCAACACCCTCGACCCCAAGGTCTGGTCCCAGACCGTCGGCCGCACCGCGGACGGGGTCGCCACCGTCGGCGGCATCGACGTCAGGACGCTCGCCGAACAGCACGGCACCCCCGCGTACATCCTCGACGAAGCCGACTTCCGGGCGCGGGCGCGGGCGTGGCGCGGTGCCTTCGGGGCCGACGCCGACGTCTTCTACGCCGGCAAGGCGTTCCTGTCCCGGGCCGTCGTGCGCTGGCTGCACGAAGAGGGGCTCAACCTCGACGTCTGCTCCGGCGGTGAACTCGCCACCGCCCTCTCCGCCGGCATGCCCGCCGACCGCATCGCCTTCCACGGCAACAACAAGTCCACCGAGGAGATCCGCCGCGCGATCACCGAAGGGGTCGGGCGGATCGTCCTCGACTCCTTCCAGGAGATCGTCCGCGTCGCGCACATCGCACAGGAACTGGGCAGGCGGCAGCGCGTCCAGATCCGGATCACCGTCGGCGTCGAGGCCCACACTCACGAGTTCATCGCCACCGCCCACGAGGACCAGAAGTTCGGCATCCCGCTGGCCGGCGGACAGGCCGCCGAGGCCGTGCGGCGGGCGCTGCAGCTCGACGGGCTGGAGCTCATCGGCATCCACTCCCACATCGGGTCGCAGATCTTCGACATGTCCGGCTTCGAGGTCGCCGCGCACCGCGTGGTCGGGCTGCTCAAGGACGTCCGTGACGAGCACGGCGTCGAGCTTCCCGAGATCGACCTCGGCGGCGGGCTGGGGATCGCGTACACCTCGGACGACGACCCGCGCGAACCCCACGAGATCGCCAAGGCGCTCACCGAGATCGTCACCCGTGAGTGCGAGGCCGCCAAGCTGCGCACCCCCCGCATCTCCGTCGAGCCCGGGCGCGCCATCGTCGGGCCCACCGCGTTCACGCTGTACGAGGTCGGCACCGTCAAGCCCCTCGACGGGCTGCGCACCTACGTCTCCGTCGACGGCGGGATGTCGGACAACATCCGCACCGCGCTGTACGACGCCGAGTACACCGTCGCCCTGGTGTCCAGGACCAGCGACGCCGCGCCCATGCTCGCCCGGGTCGTCGGCAAGCACTGCGAGAGCGGGGACATCGTGGTCAAGGACGCGTTCCTGCCGGCCGACCTGGCACCGGGTGACCTCATCGCCGTACCGGCGACGGGCGCCTACTGCCGGTCCATGGCGAGCAACTACAACCACGTGCTGCGCCCGCCGGTCGTCGCCGTGCACGACGGCGAGTCCAGGGTCATCGTCCGCCGGGAGACGGAGGAGGACCTTCTGCGGCTCGACGTCGGATAA
- a CDS encoding homoserine dehydrogenase has translation MMRTRPLKVALLGCGVVGSEVARIMTTHADDLAARIGAPVELAGVAVRRPSKVREGIPQELVTTDATALVKRGDIDVVVEVIGGIEPARSLITTAFEHGASVVSANKALLAQDGAALHAAAGRHGKDLYYEAAVAGAIPLIRPLRESLAGDKVNRVLGIVNGTTNFILDKMDSTGAGYQEALDEATALGYAEADPTADVEGFDAAAKAAILAGIAFHTRVRLDDVYREGMTEVTAADFASARNMGCTIKLLAICERAEDGRSVTARVHPAMIPLSHPLASVRGAYNAVFVESDASGQLMFYGPGAGGAPTASAVLGDLVAVCRNRLSGTTGPGESAYAALPVSGMGEVVTRYHISLDVADKPGVLAQVATVFAEHGVSIDTVRQQGKDGEASLVVVTHRASDAALGGTVEALRKLDTVRGVASIMRVEGE, from the coding sequence ATGATGCGTACGCGTCCGCTGAAGGTGGCGCTGCTGGGCTGTGGAGTGGTCGGCTCAGAGGTGGCGCGCATCATGACGACGCACGCTGACGACCTCGCCGCCCGGATCGGCGCCCCCGTGGAGCTCGCGGGGGTCGCGGTGCGGCGGCCCTCCAAGGTGCGCGAAGGCATTCCGCAGGAACTCGTCACCACCGACGCCACCGCCCTCGTCAAACGCGGGGACATCGACGTGGTCGTGGAGGTGATCGGGGGGATCGAGCCCGCGCGTTCCCTCATCACCACCGCCTTCGAGCACGGCGCGTCGGTCGTCTCCGCCAACAAGGCCCTCCTCGCCCAGGACGGTGCCGCTCTCCACGCCGCCGCCGGTCGGCACGGCAAGGACCTCTATTACGAGGCCGCCGTCGCCGGTGCCATCCCGCTGATCCGTCCGCTGCGCGAGTCCCTCGCCGGCGACAAGGTCAACCGGGTGCTCGGGATCGTCAACGGCACGACCAACTTCATCCTCGACAAGATGGACAGCACCGGCGCCGGTTACCAGGAGGCCCTCGACGAGGCCACCGCCCTCGGGTACGCCGAGGCCGACCCGACCGCCGACGTCGAGGGCTTCGACGCCGCCGCCAAGGCCGCCATCCTCGCCGGGATCGCCTTCCACACGCGCGTGCGCCTCGACGACGTCTACCGCGAGGGCATGACCGAGGTGACCGCGGCCGACTTCGCCTCCGCGAGGAACATGGGCTGCACCATCAAGCTGCTCGCCATCTGCGAGCGCGCCGAGGACGGCCGGTCCGTCACCGCGCGCGTGCACCCCGCGATGATCCCGCTCAGCCACCCGCTCGCCTCCGTGCGCGGCGCGTACAACGCCGTGTTCGTCGAGTCCGACGCCTCCGGCCAGCTGATGTTCTACGGCCCGGGCGCGGGCGGCGCCCCCACCGCCTCCGCCGTCCTCGGCGATCTCGTCGCCGTCTGCCGCAACCGGCTCAGCGGCACGACCGGGCCCGGTGAGTCCGCGTACGCCGCCCTGCCCGTCTCGGGCATGGGCGAGGTCGTCACGCGCTACCACATCAGCCTGGACGTGGCCGACAAACCGGGTGTTCTCGCCCAGGTGGCCACCGTGTTCGCCGAGCACGGGGTGTCCATCGATACCGTTCGGCAGCAGGGGAAGGACGGCGAGGCGTCCCTCGTCGTCGTCACGCACCGCGCGTCCGACGCCGCCCTGGGCGGCACCGTCGAGGCGCTGCGCAAGCTCGACACCGTGCGGGGTGTCGCCAGCATCATGCGGGTTGAAGGAGAGTAA
- the thrC gene encoding threonine synthase codes for MTHQWRGIIEEYRDRLPVSDSTPVVTLREGGTPLVPAQVLSERTGCEVHLKVEGANPTGSFKDRGMTMAITRAKEEGARAVICASTGNTSASAAAYAVRAGMVCAVLVPRGKIALGKMGQALVHGAKILQVDGNFDDCLTLARSLSDNYPVALVNSVNPVRIEGQKTGAFEIVDMLGDAPDIHVLPVGNAGNITAYWKGYKEYAADGIAARTPRMWGFQASGSAPIVRGEVVKDPSTIATAIRIGNPASWQYALAAKEESGGFIDEVTDREILRAYRLLAAQEGVFVEPASAASVAGLLKAAEQGKVDAGQKIVCTVTGNGLKDPDWAVAGAPQPVTVPVDAATAAERLGLA; via the coding sequence ATGACCCACCAGTGGCGCGGAATCATCGAGGAGTACCGGGACCGGCTGCCCGTCTCCGACAGCACGCCGGTCGTGACGCTCCGCGAGGGCGGCACGCCCCTCGTGCCCGCGCAGGTGCTCTCCGAGCGCACCGGGTGCGAGGTCCACCTCAAGGTGGAGGGCGCCAACCCCACCGGGTCCTTCAAGGACCGCGGCATGACCATGGCGATCACGCGGGCCAAGGAGGAGGGCGCGAGGGCGGTCATCTGCGCCTCCACCGGCAACACCTCGGCGAGCGCCGCCGCCTACGCCGTGCGCGCGGGCATGGTCTGCGCCGTGCTGGTGCCGCGCGGCAAGATCGCGCTCGGCAAGATGGGCCAGGCCCTCGTGCACGGCGCGAAGATCCTCCAGGTCGACGGCAACTTCGACGACTGCCTCACCCTGGCCCGCTCGCTGAGCGACAACTACCCGGTGGCGCTGGTCAATTCGGTCAACCCGGTGCGCATCGAGGGCCAGAAGACGGGCGCCTTCGAGATCGTCGACATGCTCGGCGACGCGCCCGACATCCACGTCCTTCCGGTCGGCAACGCCGGCAACATCACGGCGTACTGGAAGGGCTACAAGGAGTACGCCGCCGACGGCATCGCCGCCAGGACGCCCCGGATGTGGGGCTTCCAGGCCTCCGGCAGCGCCCCGATCGTGCGCGGCGAGGTCGTCAAGGACCCCTCGACCATCGCCACCGCGATCCGCATCGGCAACCCCGCCTCCTGGCAGTACGCCCTCGCGGCGAAGGAGGAGTCCGGCGGCTTCATCGACGAGGTGACGGACCGTGAGATCCTGCGCGCCTACCGGCTGTTGGCCGCTCAGGAGGGTGTCTTCGTGGAGCCCGCCTCCGCCGCCTCCGTCGCCGGTCTGCTGAAGGCCGCCGAGCAGGGCAAGGTCGACGCTGGCCAGAAGATCGTGTGCACGGTCACCGGCAACGGCCTCAAGGACCCCGACTGGGCCGTCGCGGGCGCCCCGCAGCCCGTCACCGTCCCGGTCGACGCGGCGACGGCGGCCGAGCGCCTCGGGCTCGCGTAA
- the thrB gene encoding homoserine kinase, producing MAGPAFRAAAVRVRVPATSANLGPGFDALGLSLGLYDDVVVRVADSGLHIDIAGEGSETLPRDENHLLVRSLRTAFDLLGGQPRGLEIVCANRIPHGRGLGSSSAAICAGIVAARAVTIGGEARLDDTALLELATEIEGHPDNVAPCLLGGFTIAWMEAGAARAIRLEPHDSIVPVVFVPGKPVLTETARGLLPRTVPHVDAAANAGRAALLVEALTRRPELLLPATEDRLHQEYRAPAMPESAALVERLRADGVPAVISGAGPTVLALVDADSADKVAHLAGEGWAANRLELDAQGACVLPLAAASDI from the coding sequence ATGGCCGGTCCCGCCTTCCGTGCCGCCGCCGTCCGGGTGCGCGTCCCCGCCACCAGCGCCAACCTCGGCCCGGGCTTCGACGCCCTGGGTCTTTCGCTGGGGCTGTACGACGACGTCGTCGTCCGGGTGGCCGACTCCGGGCTGCACATCGACATCGCGGGAGAGGGGAGCGAGACGCTCCCGCGTGACGAAAACCACCTTCTCGTACGTTCCCTGCGCACCGCCTTCGATCTGCTGGGCGGCCAGCCGCGCGGCCTGGAGATCGTCTGCGCCAACCGCATCCCGCACGGCCGGGGCCTCGGCTCCTCCTCGGCCGCCATCTGCGCCGGAATCGTCGCCGCGCGTGCCGTGACCATAGGCGGCGAGGCCCGGCTCGACGACACCGCGCTGCTGGAGCTCGCCACCGAGATCGAGGGCCACCCCGACAACGTGGCCCCGTGTCTGCTCGGCGGCTTCACGATCGCCTGGATGGAGGCCGGTGCCGCCCGGGCGATCAGGCTGGAACCCCACGATTCCATCGTTCCGGTGGTTTTCGTGCCCGGAAAGCCCGTCCTGACCGAGACCGCGCGCGGACTGCTCCCGCGCACCGTGCCGCACGTCGACGCCGCCGCCAACGCGGGTCGTGCCGCGCTGCTCGTCGAGGCCCTCACCAGGCGCCCCGAGCTGCTGCTGCCGGCCACCGAGGACCGTCTCCACCAGGAGTACCGCGCTCCCGCCATGCCGGAGAGCGCCGCACTGGTGGAGCGGCTGCGGGCCGACGGAGTCCCGGCAGTCATCTCGGGGGCCGGGCCCACCGTGCTCGCGCTGGTCGACGCGGACAGCGCCGACAAGGTGGCGCATCTGGCGGGCGAGGGCTGGGCCGCCAACCGGCTGGAACTCGACGCCCAGGGGGCCTGTGTGCTCCCGCTCGCGGCCGCCAGTGACATCTGA